The segment CGGGGTAGGAATCGAGAAGGTTCCCGCGGAGGAACAGGAGGTACAGCGCGACGAGGATGAACACCGCCATAAGGGAGAACGCCACCGAGGATCTGTCGCGGAAGAAGCAGATCACATTCCTTTTGGCCAAACACATCGTCCCGCTCATTCCGCATCCCCTCCCGTTATCCTGAGGAAAGCGTCGTCCAGAGTCCCCATGCGGACCTCGAAGGCAGATATCTGGCCTTGCAGAGCCTCCAAGATCGGGATCGCATCCAGCGTGCGCGCGAGAAATACTTCGAAGGAGGAGTTTGACTCGGAATAATCCGCGCCTATGGAATCTAGATGGGAGCGGACAGCGCCGGGATCGGATGCCATTATCTCCATCCTGTCCTGTGAATGCCTCTCCCTGATCTCCGCCGGCGTCCCGTGAGCGGCTATGCGCCCATGATCCATGATGACCACATCGTCCGCCCCGGCAGCTTCCTCGAGATAATGCGTGGTAAGAAGCACTGTGAGCCCTTCTTCCCTGTTCAGACGCGAAACCGTATCCCAGATGTGCCTGCGGGAGCTTGGATCTAAACCTGATGTGGGCTCATCCAGAACGAGAAGGCGAGGCCCATGCACCAAAGACCTGGCTATGTCCGCCCTGCGCCTCTGTCCGCCCGACAGCGTACCATATTTCCTTCCGGCCAGATCCTCTATCCCCGCGGATCTCATAGCCTTGCCGACCGCCTCATCGAGAGCGCCGCCCGATAGCCCGTACATGCCTCCGCGGAGGGCGATGTTCTCCCTGACGGTGAGCTGTTTGTCCATCATCGGATCCTGGAAGACCACGCCTATATCGCGCCTCGCGGATGGGTCCATGGCATCCCTGCCGAATATCTCCGCCGAACCGGAATCGCACGGGATTATCGAGCACAGAATGGATATCGTGGTCGATTTCCCGGCTCCGTTGGGCCCCAAAAGGGCGAAGAAAGAGCCTTCCGGAACCGAGAACGATATCCCGTCCACGGCTGGATTCCCTCCGTAGGACTTTCTGAGATCTTTGACGGCGATGACGTCCATGCCAGGGGGATAGCGGTTGAGTAGAAAACGTCTGCTTCGCCGGAGGCCCGGATGGATGGTTTATATCGTATGATTGGGATTCATGATTATGGCCATGGAAGATGGAAATCAGGACATCTACACAGAGAAGCTCATGAACATGATCCTCGACCTTGTGGATGATATAATCATAATCCATGATTCCGAGCACACCATAGTGTGGATGAACCGCGCGGCGGAGAAGGCCTTCGGATGCCCCATAGACAGCGTCATAGGCACGAAATGCCACAGCCTGTTCGGAAACTCGATGGCATGCAGCGACTGCACGGTGAGACTCAACGTGGGCGGACCATCCAATGCCATCAGACGCAGGATCATCCCGAAGACCGGCGTCATGTGCGATTGCAGCGCCATCCCGTACTACGAGAGAGGCCAGCTGAAATTCGTCGTGCAGCATCTCGTCCCTGTCGCGGGTGGGAACGACTCCGAGTGACTTCTTCTTAATTTTGGGGCCGAGAATCGTCGGCATACGCCTTGCTATAATGGCCATGCGATACCGCCCCTTCCCCTCATTTAGCTTCATATTTTGAATTCCAAAGTTACATAGCAAATATGTTCGATCATCGACAAAATATGGCGGTAATTTTGTTGTGAAATTACATTTATGACTATGTTAATCATTAATCCCTAAAAAACGCAGCTCCGATGCCGAACTGGTGGGATGAAAAGGATTACGCGACAGGAAACCTTTGATCATCCGCGGCGCCCGACAATGCGGCAACCATACAAGGATTAATTAAGGCCGAAGCGTTCTTATGGCTATGGTATTCGAACTCAGCGACTACTTCTGCATCATAGCTGCATCCGCGATTTACTTCGCCATACTCGGCATCCTCAACCACAAAAGGGCCGAGAACTGACGCTCAGAGGCGAGAACATGGTAGATATGCCCGAACCGGTATTCAGGATGGTCGTCCATCCCGACACCAACAAGGTGCTCACGACTGTCTCGCCCGAAGGGGAAGCCCATTCCATCGTCTGCGGAAGCCTTACTGCTACCGCCAACGATACCATCGCCGTTGCGGAGGTGTACATGTACCGCACCACAGACAACCTGGAGAATAACCCCCGCGCCGAGATACTCGTATGGAAAGGCAGGGAAGCCTACTCTCTGAAAGTCGAAGCCGTGGAGCGCATCGAAGAGGGTCCTGTCGTCGACAAGATGTCCCGCGACCTGGAAAAGATGCACATGAAAGTCGTCGCGGTATGGCTTTTCAAAGTCATCGGCATATGGGACGAAGGCATAGGCAACCTCACCGGATCGCAGGTAATCTGATGGATTTGGCAGGTGGGGCCCGCCTATCCAAATATCTGGCGGCCGTCGGCGCCGTCTTATTTATCATCGGGGCAGCCGTGGCTTTCTTCTGGTCCAAGCTCCCCGGCATCCTGATTCTCATTGTCGGTTTGGCGATGCTGATGATCTGCTTCTCATTCCAGAAATTCTTCGCTCTTTACGACATCCAAGCGACTTTGATGCAAGGTAAAAAGAAAAAGTGACCGGCATTGGGCCGGCTTGTGATTGGATGCGACTCTGTCGCTATAGAATCAGAATCTGGATCTGTCTCTGCTGCCCCTGTCATCAGGCTGGTGCTTTCTGAAGCAATCCCTGCAGTACACGGGCCTTCCCTGGGTGGGCTTGAAGGGAACTTTGCATTCCTTCCCGCAATCGGAGCAGACCGCATCGAAGAACTCTTTGGGCCTGTCCCTGTCGTTGTCTCTGTATCCGCCGTAAGCCATTTTTCTCATTCCTCGGTATCCTAATAAACTCCTTCACCCGAAGCGAGAGACGGAAGAGTACTGGAACGCCTAGCCCCAAAATCGCTTTACTCGTATAAGAATTGAACTTTAAACGCATCCATCCGACTCGATCGTCTTTGAGCGCCGTCTTTCCCGAAAGATCGATGGACGCCCACTCGGCAAGTTCGCTCAGCTCCTCGAAGCGGTCCGACTTGTCGATGTCGTAGTATCTGAGGTTCTCTTCCTCGTTGTAAAGACGCTTCCTGATGGTCATCAGCGCGTCGCGCACGTTGTTGTATGTTGAAACGCGTATGTTTTTGCGCGGGAAAACCGAGCTTCTGTATCTGACATCGATGTACTCCTTCGATTTGGCCAGGAATCTGTCGAAAGAATTCTCGTCCGGGGCGACCGGAACGGACAGATAGAGCCATTTCTCCCCTTCCATGGAGGGGTTGCGCCTGATTATGGCCTCGATGACTTCCCTCATGGCCAAGCGCATCTTCCCCTGGACGTGCCCGTAGGTTCTCCTGACGCGGGGCATGTCCTCGGCGCGGGCTATCTTGGCCAATTTCGAAGCCGAATTGAAGAAGACGTGATCGTCATTGTGCTCTATGCCGTCGAAAAGCTTCGGGATGAGCTCGTCGTCGTCATCCATCGTCTTGATATAAGCGGCGCACGCCATGCGGACGGAGTCCTTCCCTCTTTTGAAGAGATCGTCGATCTCCGGCGATATGGAGCGCTCCCTGACGTTGGCAAGAAGAAGTATCGTCTCGTAGGCGATCGCCTCGTCCGAGACGCGGATATAAGGCTCCAGAAGCGGCAGAAACTCGCCGGAATAGTTCTCGGCCAGCCACCTATCGTCGGATACCGCGCCGCGGGAGCCGGATTCGACGGCATCCATGGCATCGAAGAAACGCCCCAGATATTCGGCGCTGGAGACTGCCACGGTTATGCCGCCAAATGGGATGCAAGAGTTTCTCAGAAGCCCCTGGACTCAAGGGCTTTCATGAGTACTTTAGCCTCTTCCTCGGTGAGAGTGACTCCTTTTCTCATCTTGCGGTCGGGGGACCAGTCCCTGATATCGTATTTCGGATCTTTGTCGTTCCAGCTGATGAGATTCAGCTCTTTGGTCCAACCTTTGGAATTCTCGGATAGCACCGCGATTTGCTCAACTATCTCGTATTTGATTTCAGCCGCGACCATTATCGCACCAGACCGTTAACAATCGCGCATCGATTTTAAACTATTGGTCAAGTTCGTCCCTTCCTCATAAAAACGGCAGGAAAACTTGCAAAACCCTTATATCCAAACCAACGCGTAATGAAACCAGGTTGGAATCGAATTGAATTGCTTCTACGTTCTGACGGGATGCGTGCGCCCGTAAATGGACCTGACCCTCATTTATGCGATAATCATAGCTTTGCTGATCGTATGCTCATCGTTCTTCTCGATGTCCGAGACGGCTTTCACCAGCGCGAACGTCATCAGACTCAAGAAAATGGAGCAGGACGGGAATGTGAAAGCCGGCAAAGCCGTCTCCATCCTGGAAGATTACGACAAGTTCCTCACCACAATACTCATAGGGAACAATCTGGTCAACATCGCCAGCACCTCGATTGCGACCCTGGTGTTCTCCATCCTACTCGGAGCGGAGACCGGAGCCATGGCGTCCACCGT is part of the Candidatus Methanomethylophilaceae archaeon genome and harbors:
- a CDS encoding ABC transporter ATP-binding protein, whose protein sequence is MDVIAVKDLRKSYGGNPAVDGISFSVPEGSFFALLGPNGAGKSTTISILCSIIPCDSGSAEIFGRDAMDPSARRDIGVVFQDPMMDKQLTVRENIALRGGMYGLSGGALDEAVGKAMRSAGIEDLAGRKYGTLSGGQRRRADIARSLVHGPRLLVLDEPTSGLDPSSRRHIWDTVSRLNREEGLTVLLTTHYLEEAAGADDVVIMDHGRIAAHGTPAEIRERHSQDRMEIMASDPGAVRSHLDSIGADYSESNSSFEVFLARTLDAIPILEALQGQISAFEVRMGTLDDAFLRITGGDAE
- a CDS encoding PAS domain-containing protein, giving the protein MAMEDGNQDIYTEKLMNMILDLVDDIIIIHDSEHTIVWMNRAAEKAFGCPIDSVIGTKCHSLFGNSMACSDCTVRLNVGGPSNAIRRRIIPKTGVMCDCSAIPYYERGQLKFVVQHLVPVAGGNDSE
- a CDS encoding pyridoxamine 5'-phosphate oxidase family protein yields the protein MVDMPEPVFRMVVHPDTNKVLTTVSPEGEAHSIVCGSLTATANDTIAVAEVYMYRTTDNLENNPRAEILVWKGREAYSLKVEAVERIEEGPVVDKMSRDLEKMHMKVVAVWLFKVIGIWDEGIGNLTGSQVI